A region from the Lysobacter antibioticus genome encodes:
- a CDS encoding HlyD family secretion protein codes for MDTIKHALRPHAGPFALALLCIALAACKEEPEQALGTLEWDRVTLPAPAAEKVVRIDVREGQRVKAGTRVLQLELDRGRSQLSAAQAQARQSADALAELEAGPRSETIAQARATLAAAQAQAADAAAYYARVQPLGRQRLIAAADVDRARAAAGNAQAQVRAAQAALLELEHGTRRERIAQGQAALAAAQAQAEVQAVNVGKLDVVAPRDGVIDSLPYKLGDQAPVGSPLAVMLVGERPYARVYVPEPIRQDVRVGQSARVFIDGREQKWNGRVRMIRSEPSFTPYYALTGEDAARLSYLAEVEITDAKAAQLPAGLPVRVEFGP; via the coding sequence ATGGATACGATCAAGCACGCACTCAGGCCGCACGCGGGTCCGTTCGCGCTCGCTCTGCTGTGCATCGCCCTGGCGGCCTGCAAAGAAGAGCCAGAGCAGGCGCTCGGCACTCTGGAATGGGACCGGGTGACTTTGCCGGCGCCGGCGGCGGAGAAAGTCGTGCGCATCGACGTGCGCGAAGGCCAGCGGGTCAAGGCCGGTACGCGCGTGTTGCAACTCGAACTCGACCGCGGCCGTTCGCAATTGAGCGCGGCGCAGGCGCAGGCGCGGCAATCGGCCGATGCGCTGGCCGAGCTCGAAGCCGGGCCGCGCAGCGAAACCATCGCCCAGGCGCGCGCCACGCTCGCCGCCGCGCAGGCCCAGGCCGCCGATGCGGCGGCGTACTACGCCCGAGTGCAGCCGCTTGGTCGTCAGCGTCTGATCGCCGCGGCCGACGTCGATCGCGCGCGCGCCGCGGCCGGCAATGCCCAGGCGCAGGTGCGCGCCGCACAGGCCGCGTTGTTGGAGCTCGAACACGGCACTCGCCGCGAGCGGATCGCCCAGGGCCAGGCCGCATTGGCCGCGGCGCAGGCGCAGGCCGAGGTGCAGGCGGTCAACGTCGGCAAGCTCGACGTGGTCGCGCCGCGCGACGGCGTCATCGACAGTCTGCCGTACAAGCTCGGCGACCAAGCCCCGGTCGGTTCGCCGCTCGCGGTGATGCTGGTCGGCGAGCGGCCGTATGCGCGTGTCTACGTGCCCGAACCGATCCGCCAGGACGTGCGGGTGGGGCAGAGCGCACGCGTCTTCATCGACGGCCGAGAACAGAAGTGGAACGGCCGCGTGCGGATGATCCGCAGCGAACCGAGCTTCACTCCGTACTACGCCCTCACCGGCGAAGACGCGGCCCGTTTGAGTTATCTCGCAGAAGTCGAAATCACCGACGCCAAGGCCGCGCAATTGCCGGCCGGATTGCCGGTGCGGGTCGAGTTCGGGCCATGA
- a CDS encoding ABC transporter ATP-binding protein, translating into MKARGMSKHFGQLRAVDRVDLTVPRACVYGFLGPNGSGKSTTIRMLCGLLTPTAGDIEVLGLKIPQQAEALRRRIGYMTQKFSLFEDLSVRENLEFLAAVQDIPKAPARRRVDELIEQYHFGDRQKQLAGTMSGGQKQRLALAGAVIHEPELLFLDEPTSAVDPESRRDFWEKLFELADAGTTLLVSTHYMDEAERCHRLAILDRGVLVADGTPAELTGALAGRAVEVRAAQPRKAQRVLVEVPGVLSVAQIGNSLRVLLEHADRAGDGLAEALRAAGLEAEVDKAGANLEDVFVAATRGRETVSAAEEQAS; encoded by the coding sequence ATCAAGGCGCGCGGCATGAGCAAGCACTTCGGCCAGCTGCGCGCGGTCGACCGCGTCGACCTGACCGTGCCGCGGGCCTGTGTTTACGGCTTCCTGGGGCCGAACGGCTCCGGCAAGTCGACCACGATCCGGATGTTGTGCGGCCTGCTCACCCCGACCGCGGGCGATATCGAAGTGCTGGGCCTGAAGATCCCTCAACAGGCCGAAGCGCTGCGCCGGCGCATCGGCTACATGACCCAGAAGTTTTCTCTGTTCGAGGACCTCAGCGTGCGCGAGAACCTGGAGTTCCTCGCGGCCGTGCAGGACATTCCCAAGGCGCCGGCGCGCAGGCGCGTCGACGAGTTGATCGAGCAATACCATTTCGGCGATCGCCAGAAGCAACTCGCCGGCACCATGAGCGGCGGCCAGAAGCAGCGCTTGGCCCTGGCCGGCGCGGTGATCCACGAACCCGAGCTGCTGTTCCTCGACGAACCGACCAGCGCGGTCGATCCGGAGTCGCGCCGCGATTTCTGGGAGAAGTTGTTCGAGCTGGCCGACGCCGGCACGACTTTGCTGGTGTCCACGCACTACATGGACGAGGCCGAACGCTGCCATCGCCTGGCGATCCTCGATCGCGGCGTGCTGGTCGCCGACGGCACCCCGGCGGAACTGACCGGCGCGCTCGCCGGCCGCGCGGTCGAGGTGCGCGCCGCGCAGCCGCGCAAGGCCCAGCGCGTGCTGGTGGAGGTGCCCGGCGTGCTCAGCGTGGCCCAGATCGGCAACAGCCTGCGGGTGCTGCTGGAACACGCCGATCGCGCCGGTGACGGTCTCGCCGAGGCCTTGCGCGCGGCCGGGCTCGAGGCCGAGGTCGACAAGGCCGGGGCCAATCTCGAAGACGTATTCGTCGCCGCCACGCGCGGCCGCGAAACCGTGTCGGCGGCCGAGGAGCAAGCGTCATGA
- a CDS encoding NAD-dependent epimerase/dehydratase family protein, with the protein MTTQRIVVTGATGFVGGALARHLVATRPWTQVVGLGRDPARGRALQAQGIEFVAIDLTDEGAVHRALRGADIVVHSAALSSPWGRRADFVAANIDATDHVVAACIARQVRRLVHISTPGIYHDGRPHLDIREDHPLPAQAVNDYVATKLIAERRVFERCAAGGVSALALRPRAIFGPGDTAILPRLAQALRSGRLRRIGREDCRVDLTYIDNVVDAIVSAIDASWRLSGRVYNISNGEPVAIWDVIDRLADALSLSRPTRRMSKPLALAVASGVEAWYRRFSPDREPPLLRYGIELLSVDMTLDIGRARSELGYRPRATMEDALAKTLGELARAQARR; encoded by the coding sequence ATGACGACGCAACGCATCGTGGTCACCGGCGCGACCGGTTTCGTCGGCGGCGCGCTCGCCCGCCATCTGGTCGCGACGCGCCCCTGGACCCAGGTCGTCGGCCTCGGCCGCGACCCTGCGCGCGGCCGCGCGCTGCAGGCGCAGGGCATCGAGTTCGTCGCCATCGACTTGACCGACGAGGGCGCGGTGCATCGCGCCCTGCGCGGCGCCGACATCGTCGTGCACTCGGCGGCCTTGTCGAGTCCGTGGGGGCGACGCGCCGATTTCGTCGCCGCCAACATCGACGCCACCGATCACGTCGTCGCCGCCTGCATCGCGCGCCAGGTGCGGCGGCTCGTGCATATCTCCACGCCCGGCATCTATCACGATGGCCGCCCGCATCTGGACATCCGCGAAGACCATCCCTTGCCGGCGCAGGCGGTCAACGACTACGTCGCGACCAAGCTGATCGCCGAACGGCGGGTGTTCGAGCGTTGCGCGGCTGGCGGCGTGTCCGCGCTGGCCTTGCGGCCGCGGGCGATCTTCGGCCCCGGCGACACCGCGATCCTGCCGCGCCTGGCGCAGGCGCTGCGCAGCGGCCGGCTGCGCCGGATCGGCCGTGAGGACTGCCGGGTCGATCTGACGTACATCGACAACGTCGTCGACGCGATCGTGTCGGCGATCGATGCCTCCTGGCGATTAAGCGGCCGCGTCTACAACATCAGCAATGGCGAACCGGTCGCGATCTGGGACGTCATCGATCGGCTTGCCGACGCCTTGTCGTTGTCGCGACCGACGCGGCGCATGTCCAAGCCGCTGGCGCTTGCCGTGGCGAGCGGCGTGGAAGCCTGGTATCGCCGCTTCAGTCCCGATCGCGAGCCACCGCTGCTGCGTTACGGCATCGAATTGCTCAGCGTCGACATGACCCTCGACATCGGCCGCGCCCGCAGCGAGCTGGGCTATCGGCCGCGCGCGACGATGGAAGACGCGTTGGCGAAAACCCTCGGCGAACTGGCGCGCGCGCAGGCGCGACGGTGA
- a CDS encoding PhoH family protein produces MSARTVSEFTLDPVDSERLANLSGPFNGHLRMIELRLGVEIANRGNVFRIDGPAAAVGQTERLLRNLWKDSAAETLDEAAIHLALTETGADQVVADDIEPQEVAIRVKRGTIRGRGANQAKYLHAIATHDINFGIGPAGTGKTFLAVASAVEALNETRVQRLILVRPAVEAGEKLGFLPGDLTQKVDPYLRPLYDALYEMLGVEKVVKLLERNVIEIAPLAYMRGRTLNDAYVILDEAQNTTIEQMKMFLTRIGYGSTAVVTGDLTQIDLPKHQKSGLRDALDVLRNVNGISFTFFEAKDVVRHPLVARIVSAYDARDAKDVETGPGV; encoded by the coding sequence ATGTCCGCACGCACCGTTTCCGAATTCACCCTCGACCCCGTCGACAGCGAACGCCTGGCGAATCTGAGCGGGCCCTTCAACGGCCATCTGCGCATGATCGAACTGCGCCTGGGCGTCGAGATCGCCAACCGCGGCAACGTGTTCCGCATCGACGGCCCGGCCGCGGCGGTCGGCCAGACCGAACGGCTGTTGCGCAATCTGTGGAAGGACTCCGCCGCGGAAACCCTCGACGAAGCCGCGATTCATCTGGCCCTGACCGAAACCGGCGCCGACCAGGTCGTCGCCGACGATATCGAGCCGCAGGAAGTCGCGATCCGGGTCAAGCGCGGCACCATCCGCGGCCGCGGCGCCAATCAGGCCAAGTACCTGCACGCGATCGCCACTCACGACATCAATTTCGGCATCGGCCCGGCCGGCACCGGCAAGACCTTCCTCGCCGTCGCCAGCGCGGTCGAAGCCCTCAACGAGACGCGGGTGCAACGTCTGATCCTGGTGCGCCCGGCGGTCGAGGCCGGCGAGAAGCTGGGCTTCCTGCCCGGCGATCTCACCCAGAAGGTCGACCCCTATCTGCGCCCGCTGTATGACGCGCTGTACGAAATGCTCGGCGTGGAGAAAGTGGTCAAGCTGCTCGAACGCAACGTGATCGAGATCGCGCCGCTGGCGTATATGCGCGGCCGCACGCTCAACGATGCGTATGTGATCCTCGACGAAGCCCAGAACACCACCATCGAACAGATGAAGATGTTCCTGACCCGCATCGGCTACGGCAGCACCGCGGTGGTCACCGGCGACTTGACCCAGATCGACCTGCCCAAGCACCAGAAATCGGGCCTGCGCGATGCGCTCGACGTGTTGCGCAACGTCAACGGCATCAGCTTCACTTTCTTCGAAGCCAAGGACGTGGTCCGTCACCCGCTGGTCGCGCGCATCGTCAGCGCCTACGACGCGCGCGACGCCAAGGACGTGGAGACCGGGCCGGGCGTTTGA
- a CDS encoding amidohydrolase, whose product MRRLRYLIPSLCAVLSLPAAAAEVSVLTAARIHTLDSAQPRAEAMAFDEQGKILALGARAELLRRYPRAQRVDAGDATVIPGLIDSHAHMLELGLNKLGADLVGTRSKQEVLQRLRDHAKRLAPGQWLIGAGWDQNDWPDPGFPSAADLDAEFPDRPVWLQRIDGHAGWGNSAAMRAIARDLSGDWQPEGGKILRDAQGRPNGIFIDDAMALIDKSRPPLDAASAERALILAMQEAVAHGLTGVHDAGVNLEQLRGYESLAERGALPLRITAFAAGDGDALEYLCRDGLYQHPGGRLRMRTVKLYADGALGSRGAAMLEDYSDEAGNRGLLRMTPQAMGAAIAKAKRCGVQVATHGIGDRGNRQVLDLYEQALGGDAQRSDHRWRIEHAQILAPQDLPRLAALQVIAAMQPTHATSDMPWAEHRIGPHRVVGAYAWRQLRDSGARLALGSDFPVESVDPRLGLYAAVTRSDGAGQPAGGWHPQEKLTAFEALRGFTLDAAYAGFAETEVGSLAVGKRADFVVLKQDPLAIDPRELRKLTVLATHVDGKPVWRAERFAP is encoded by the coding sequence ATGCGCCGTCTGCGATATCTGATTCCGAGCTTGTGCGCAGTCCTGTCGCTGCCGGCGGCCGCGGCCGAGGTCAGTGTCCTTACCGCCGCGCGCATCCATACCCTCGACTCCGCGCAACCGCGCGCCGAGGCGATGGCCTTCGACGAGCAGGGCAAGATCCTTGCGCTCGGCGCCCGCGCCGAATTGCTGCGGCGCTATCCGCGGGCGCAGCGGGTCGATGCCGGCGATGCGACGGTGATTCCGGGGCTGATCGACTCCCATGCCCACATGCTCGAGCTCGGCTTGAACAAGCTCGGCGCCGACCTGGTCGGCACCCGCAGCAAGCAGGAGGTGCTGCAACGCCTGCGCGATCACGCCAAGCGATTGGCGCCCGGGCAATGGCTGATCGGCGCCGGTTGGGACCAGAACGATTGGCCCGATCCGGGCTTCCCGAGTGCGGCCGATCTGGACGCCGAGTTCCCCGATCGCCCGGTCTGGCTGCAGCGCATCGACGGCCATGCCGGTTGGGGCAACAGCGCGGCGATGCGGGCGATCGCGCGCGATCTGTCCGGCGACTGGCAACCCGAGGGCGGCAAGATCCTGCGCGATGCGCAGGGGCGGCCCAACGGCATCTTCATCGACGATGCGATGGCCTTGATCGACAAATCGCGGCCGCCGCTCGACGCGGCCAGCGCCGAGCGCGCCCTGATCCTGGCGATGCAGGAGGCGGTCGCGCATGGCTTGACCGGCGTTCACGATGCCGGCGTCAACCTCGAGCAATTGCGCGGCTATGAAAGCCTCGCCGAACGCGGCGCGCTGCCGCTACGCATCACCGCGTTCGCCGCCGGCGACGGCGATGCCCTGGAGTACCTGTGCCGCGACGGCCTGTATCAGCATCCGGGCGGGCGTCTGCGCATGCGCACCGTCAAACTGTATGCCGACGGCGCGCTCGGCAGCCGCGGTGCGGCCATGCTCGAGGACTACAGCGACGAGGCCGGCAACCGCGGCCTGCTGCGGATGACGCCGCAGGCGATGGGCGCGGCGATCGCCAAGGCGAAGCGTTGCGGTGTGCAGGTCGCGACCCACGGCATCGGCGACCGCGGCAACCGCCAGGTGCTGGACCTGTACGAGCAGGCCTTGGGGGGCGATGCCCAGCGCAGCGATCATCGCTGGCGCATCGAGCATGCGCAGATTCTCGCGCCGCAAGACCTGCCGCGGCTGGCCGCGCTGCAGGTGATCGCGGCGATGCAGCCGACCCATGCCACCAGCGATATGCCCTGGGCGGAACACCGCATCGGTCCGCATCGCGTCGTTGGCGCTTATGCCTGGCGGCAGCTGCGCGACAGCGGTGCGCGCCTGGCCCTGGGCTCCGACTTTCCGGTCGAATCGGTCGATCCGCGCCTGGGCCTGTATGCCGCGGTCACCCGCAGCGACGGCGCCGGCCAACCGGCCGGTGGCTGGCATCCGCAAGAAAAGCTGACCGCGTTCGAGGCGCTGCGCGGCTTCACTCTGGATGCGGCCTATGCCGGTTTCGCCGAAACCGAAGTCGGCAGCCTGGCGGTCGGCAAGCGCGCCGACTTCGTCGTGCTCAAGCAGGATCCGCTAGCGATCGATCCGCGCG
- a CDS encoding MBL fold metallo-hydrolase, whose translation MSGEVMLTLGVSGHSCADPRHLGLDAGAAMSFPAGWALIEHPVQGAILFDCGYGPQARLAMRRGLRWLYRRVIHACSAPHTDAAALLQRRGLARDEVRMVVLSHFHPDHIGGLGQFPRARFVAHADAWRQVEDSGWFGLLHAQIWKELLPADFVARLQLLDERGRRGLDGDLATLGGEGWDLFGDGSLFALPLPGHARGQIGLALRTHDGERAILAADAFWRREQLDLGRDLPWLTRLVAMDDATAYRETLRRLTRFRDTHPGAWLIPAHCAQTLAEWRQRHPSAVLEAEAGERGG comes from the coding sequence GTGAGCGGCGAGGTCATGCTGACGCTGGGCGTGTCCGGGCACAGCTGCGCCGACCCGCGTCATCTCGGTCTCGACGCCGGTGCGGCGATGAGTTTTCCGGCCGGCTGGGCCTTGATCGAACACCCGGTGCAGGGCGCAATCCTGTTCGACTGCGGCTATGGCCCGCAAGCGCGCCTGGCGATGCGGCGCGGCCTGCGCTGGCTTTATCGTCGAGTGATCCATGCCTGCTCCGCGCCGCATACCGACGCGGCGGCCTTGCTGCAGCGGCGCGGGCTGGCTCGCGACGAAGTGCGCATGGTCGTGCTCAGCCATTTCCATCCCGATCACATCGGCGGGCTCGGCCAGTTCCCGCGGGCGCGCTTCGTCGCGCACGCCGATGCCTGGCGGCAGGTCGAGGATTCGGGCTGGTTCGGCCTGCTGCATGCGCAGATCTGGAAGGAGCTGTTACCGGCGGATTTCGTCGCGCGCCTGCAGTTGCTCGACGAACGCGGCCGGCGCGGGCTCGACGGCGATCTGGCGACGCTCGGCGGAGAAGGCTGGGACCTGTTCGGCGACGGCAGCCTGTTCGCGCTGCCCTTGCCGGGCCACGCGCGCGGCCAGATCGGCTTGGCGCTGCGTACCCATGATGGCGAGCGGGCGATCCTCGCCGCCGATGCGTTCTGGCGCCGCGAGCAACTCGATCTTGGTCGGGACTTGCCGTGGCTGACCCGGCTGGTGGCGATGGACGACGCGACTGCCTATCGCGAGACCTTGCGGCGGCTGACGCGCTTCCGCGATACCCATCCGGGGGCCTGGCTGATACCGGCGCATTGCGCGCAGACGCTGGCGGAGTGGCGGCAGCGTCATCCGTCGGCGGTGTTGGAGGCGGAGGCGGGCGAGCGGGGCGGTTGA
- a CDS encoding phosphatase PAP2 family protein yields the protein MTAASIDTTAATSAQVPLPRRIAMVLATMTIATVFYLAINTYPLRQPRLLPLTFVDEWIGWQAWTIWPYWLLLFTGPALLLSIRERNLLLATLRAYAIAMSLNAAIWLAWPTRMLRSGLPEGMDPFTAFAWHCLYALDDVNNCFPSGHITIPAVVAVGAGLQYPRARPWIWLTLIALAPSVISTGQHYAWDIAGGLATATIGLLLAGVPLWRPGAAPLLQPQ from the coding sequence ATGACTGCCGCCTCCATCGACACGACCGCCGCGACCTCGGCCCAGGTGCCCTTGCCGCGACGCATCGCCATGGTCCTGGCGACCATGACCATCGCCACCGTGTTCTATCTCGCCATCAACACCTATCCGCTGCGCCAGCCGCGGCTGTTGCCGCTGACCTTCGTCGACGAGTGGATCGGCTGGCAGGCCTGGACGATCTGGCCGTACTGGCTGCTGCTGTTCACCGGCCCGGCGCTGTTGCTGTCGATCCGCGAGCGCAACCTGCTGCTCGCGACCCTGCGCGCGTATGCCATTGCGATGTCGCTGAATGCCGCGATCTGGCTGGCCTGGCCGACGCGCATGCTGCGCTCGGGCCTGCCCGAAGGGATGGACCCGTTCACCGCATTCGCCTGGCACTGCCTGTATGCGCTCGACGACGTCAACAACTGCTTCCCGTCTGGGCACATCACCATCCCGGCCGTGGTCGCGGTCGGCGCGGGCCTGCAATACCCGCGGGCACGCCCGTGGATCTGGTTGACGCTGATCGCACTCGCACCGAGCGTGATCAGCACCGGCCAGCATTACGCCTGGGACATCGCCGGCGGCCTCGCCACCGCGACCATCGGTCTCTTGCTCGCCGGCGTACCCTTGTGGCGTCCTGGTGCGGCCCCGCTGTTGCAGCCGCAGTAA
- a CDS encoding TetR/AcrR family transcriptional regulator, translated as MNTEPPTKPPAKRAAKAAAKPATAKPAAKPRTGRPAAPKRAPGRPVAADNPDLRARLLDAAIVCYARQGIAATSLRAIASEAGVNPALLHYYFGDKEQLQEAVSNERLLPVFMSLRDNLTREPGDVMDLIAGFVHGIGRVIAEHPWLPSLWVREVLCEGGALRESLLLQKIGPLVPQMMARRFAEAQQRGQINADLDPRLLMVSLVGLTLFPAASAPIWRRLFDADDLDLDTQRRHALALLDRGLTP; from the coding sequence ATGAACACTGAGCCCCCCACCAAACCGCCTGCCAAGCGCGCGGCAAAGGCTGCCGCGAAGCCCGCCACTGCCAAGCCTGCGGCCAAGCCCCGTACTGGCAGACCTGCTGCGCCCAAGCGCGCGCCGGGCCGGCCGGTCGCCGCCGACAACCCGGATCTGCGCGCGCGCCTGCTCGACGCGGCGATCGTTTGTTATGCCCGCCAGGGCATCGCCGCGACCTCGCTGCGCGCCATCGCCAGCGAGGCCGGAGTCAATCCGGCCCTGCTGCATTACTACTTCGGCGACAAGGAACAACTGCAGGAAGCGGTCAGCAACGAACGCCTGCTGCCGGTGTTCATGAGCCTGCGCGACAACCTGACCCGCGAACCCGGCGACGTCATGGACCTGATCGCCGGGTTCGTCCACGGCATCGGCCGAGTCATCGCCGAGCATCCGTGGCTGCCGTCGCTGTGGGTGCGCGAAGTGCTGTGTGAGGGCGGGGCGCTGCGCGAGAGCTTGTTGCTGCAGAAGATCGGCCCGCTGGTGCCGCAGATGATGGCGCGGCGTTTCGCCGAGGCGCAGCAGCGCGGACAGATCAATGCCGACCTCGACCCGCGTTTGCTGATGGTGAGTCTGGTCGGGTTGACCCTGTTCCCGGCCGCGAGCGCACCGATCTGGCGGCGTCTGTTCGACGCCGACGATCTCGATCTCGACACCCAACGCCGCCATGCGCTGGCCTTGCTCGACCGCGGCCTCACTCCCTGA
- the ybeY gene encoding rRNA maturation RNase YbeY, translating into MTKGPIRLDVSINYGVPRKGLPAANSFRKWVAAALEGRIREADLAIRVVDNKEGRSLNRHYRGRDYATNVLSFPADMPEGLPEGVRLPLLGDLVICAPVVGREAREQKKALNDHYAHLTVHGTLHLLGWDHEDEREAECMEQLEREILASLGIADPYTED; encoded by the coding sequence ATGACCAAAGGTCCGATCCGTCTCGATGTTTCGATCAACTACGGCGTGCCGCGCAAGGGCCTGCCGGCGGCGAACAGCTTCCGTAAATGGGTCGCCGCGGCGCTGGAAGGTCGCATCCGCGAGGCCGATCTGGCGATCCGGGTGGTCGACAACAAGGAAGGCCGCTCGCTCAACCGCCATTACCGCGGCCGCGACTACGCCACCAACGTGCTCAGTTTCCCGGCCGACATGCCCGAGGGCCTGCCCGAAGGCGTGCGCCTGCCGCTGCTCGGCGACCTGGTGATCTGCGCGCCGGTGGTCGGGCGCGAGGCCCGCGAACAGAAGAAAGCGCTCAACGATCATTACGCCCACTTGACCGTGCACGGCACCTTGCATCTGCTGGGCTGGGACCACGAGGACGAACGCGAAGCCGAGTGCATGGAGCAGCTCGAACGCGAGATCCTCGCCAGCCTCGGCATCGCCGACCCGTACACCGAAGACTGA
- a CDS encoding ABC transporter permease, translating to MKLRRLWAIVLKEIRQLRRDRITLAMIVVIPVGQLVLFGYAINMNPRGLNAAIADQSQTAASRALVMDMVATGVIEPVADADSPQQLMEMLRRGQVSVGVSIPADFERRRIDGREAVQVLVDGSDTVVQSAAVQLAQMPIDSSVAAPRKVAPISVVAFYNPERRSPVNIVPGLIGVILTMTMVMFTSVAIVRERERGNMELLITTPVSRTELMIGKVLPYAVIGLVQTTVVILLGLWLFDVPIKGSVLDVYLAAILLILANLTLGLMISTKAGSQFQAMQMTVFILLPSILLSGFMFPYAGMPKVAQWLAEVLPMTHFLRLIRGVMLRGASLWELWQDVLYLSVFIVVMMSAAVARFSKRLD from the coding sequence ATGAAACTGCGCCGGCTGTGGGCCATCGTGCTGAAGGAAATCCGCCAGTTGCGCCGCGACCGCATCACCCTGGCGATGATCGTGGTGATTCCGGTCGGCCAGTTGGTGCTGTTCGGCTATGCGATCAACATGAACCCGCGCGGGCTCAATGCCGCCATTGCCGACCAATCGCAGACTGCGGCTTCGCGCGCGCTGGTCATGGACATGGTCGCGACCGGGGTGATCGAGCCGGTCGCCGATGCCGACTCGCCGCAGCAATTGATGGAGATGCTGCGGCGCGGCCAGGTCAGCGTCGGCGTCAGCATTCCCGCCGATTTCGAGCGCCGTCGCATCGACGGCCGGGAAGCGGTGCAGGTGCTGGTCGACGGCAGCGATACGGTGGTGCAGAGCGCGGCCGTGCAATTGGCGCAGATGCCGATCGACAGCTCGGTGGCGGCGCCGCGCAAGGTCGCCCCGATCAGCGTGGTCGCGTTCTACAACCCGGAGCGGCGCTCGCCGGTCAACATCGTGCCCGGCCTGATCGGGGTGATTCTGACCATGACCATGGTGATGTTCACCTCGGTAGCGATCGTGCGCGAACGCGAGCGCGGCAATATGGAGCTGCTGATCACCACGCCGGTCAGCCGCACCGAGCTGATGATCGGCAAGGTCCTGCCGTACGCGGTGATCGGCCTGGTCCAGACCACGGTGGTGATCCTGCTGGGTCTGTGGCTGTTCGACGTGCCGATCAAGGGCAGCGTGCTCGACGTCTACCTCGCCGCGATCCTGCTGATCCTGGCCAACCTGACCCTGGGCCTGATGATCTCGACCAAGGCCGGCTCGCAATTCCAGGCCATGCAGATGACCGTGTTCATCCTGCTGCCGTCGATCCTGCTGTCGGGCTTCATGTTTCCGTACGCGGGCATGCCGAAGGTCGCACAGTGGCTGGCCGAGGTGCTACCGATGACTCACTTCCTGCGCCTGATCCGCGGGGTGATGTTGCGTGGTGCGAGCCTGTGGGAGCTGTGGCAGGACGTGCTGTATCTGTCGGTATTCATCGTGGTGATGATGAGTGCGGCGGTAGCGAGATTCAGCAAGCGGCTCGATTGA
- a CDS encoding GspH/FimT family pseudopilin gives MRRMKGISLLEVVAALAIVFLLIGVAMPALLNAVARVRIGHTRMALVDSFLVANRLAVAAGSATVMCPAPAQGGCSGRPDWSRGWLVFADVDGDRKFTARDTLIQRRPALGGDIRLHSTLGRTRIVFQPDGDIAGTNLTFTLCSEHADPAGTVVLSNAGRFHLGQASTPQVRSCRDG, from the coding sequence ATGCGTCGGATGAAAGGAATCTCGTTGCTGGAAGTGGTGGCCGCCTTGGCCATCGTGTTCTTGTTGATCGGCGTGGCGATGCCGGCCTTGCTCAATGCGGTCGCCCGAGTGCGCATCGGCCACACCCGCATGGCTCTGGTCGACAGTTTCCTGGTCGCCAATCGCCTCGCGGTGGCGGCCGGCAGCGCGACCGTGATGTGTCCCGCACCGGCCCAGGGCGGTTGCAGCGGGCGCCCGGATTGGAGCCGCGGCTGGCTGGTGTTCGCCGATGTCGACGGCGACCGCAAATTCACCGCCCGCGACACCCTGATCCAACGCCGGCCGGCGCTCGGCGGCGACATCCGCCTGCACAGCACCCTGGGCCGCACACGCATCGTATTCCAGCCCGACGGCGACATCGCCGGCACCAACCTGACCTTCACCCTGTGCTCGGAACACGCCGACCCGGCCGGCACGGTCGTGCTGTCCAATGCCGGCCGCTTTCACCTGGGGCAGGCGTCCACCCCCCAGGTACGCAGTTGCCGGGACGGCTGA